The Pararhodobacter sp. genomic sequence CCGCACCCAGACCAGCCCCGCCCGGAAATCACCGAGATGGACTACAGCATGCAGGGTGGCGTGTCACTGCGGATGAAGCTGCGGGCTGCCACCGCCGGTTACATCCTTCGCCAGTGGAGTGTGGACTGCACACCTGACCACAGCTTGCGCGGGCACGAATTCAGGTTGTGGCTGAAAGACCACTTGGCCCTCTACGGCGTGCACAATGCCGTGCTGGCGCCGGGCTACCGCTCCCCTGATGAACAACGGCTCGAAGCCGGAGACGGACTGAGGGGGGATGAGCATGCTGGCAAAACTCGAACGACTCATCGGCGAAATCGGCGATCTCAACAGCAAGTTGATCCTGCTGGTTGGCCCCAGCCGCAGCGGCAAGACCCAACTGCTGCGCCAGCTCGGCGCCAAGCTCAGCATCGAGCCGCTCAACGTCGGCCTGGAGCTGGGGCGCCGGCTGGCGGCCACGCCAAACAACAAGCGTGGTTTCTCGGCGGGCGAACTGCTGCGGGAGATCGCGGACAGGGTACGCACCGAAGATCCGCTGCTGCTCGACAACCTGGAGTTGTTGTTCGAGCCGGGCCTACAGATCAACCCGCTTGACCTCGTCAGGCGGCTGGCTCACTCCAAGAGCGTCGTGGCCGTCTGGCCTGGCGAGCTGCGCGGTGATCGCTTGGTGTACGCCGACATGAGCCATCCAGAACATCGTGACTACAGCGGTGACGGCGTGGTCGTACTCGAAATTTGAAGCTACGGGGAAGAGAGAACCATATGGCCAAGAACATGAAATACGGAGATCTGATCCAGTTCGAGCAGATCGAGTCAGTCATTCAGCTGCTCGATGCCGGGCGCCCGGACGAGGCCAAGAAGCTCGTCGCGACCTACGTCATCTCCGACGACATGGCCGAGCGGATCTCCAAGCTCATGGTTCCCCAGCTCAGTTTCGACGACTCCGTCGATCACAAGGGCGTGCTGATCGTCGGCAACTACGGCACCGGTAAGTCGCACTTGATGTCGGTGCTGTCGCTGGTGGCCGAGGATGCGGCCTACGCGCCGATGATCCGCCACCCCAAGGTCGCCGAGGCGGTTGCCCCGATCGCTGGCCGCTTCAAGGTGCTGCGCATCGAGGTGGGCGGGCTGCAGATGCCGCTGCGCCAGATCATCACCCTGCAGCTTGAGCGTTTCCTCGAAAAGATCGGCGTCGACTACACGTTCCCGACCGCCGACAAGGAGCTCAACAACAAGGACTCCTTCGAGGAGATGATGGCCGCGTTCGGCGAGAAATTCCCGGACCAAGGCGTGCTGCTGGTTGTCGACGAGTTCCTGGAGTACCTGCAGTCCCGCCGCGACCACGAGCTGGTGCAGGATCTGGCCATCCTGCGGCAGATCGGCGAAGTCACCAAGCACCTGAAATTCCGCTTCGTGGCCGGTGTGCAGGAAGCCATCTTCGACAGCGTGCGCTTCCAGCACGTGGCCGACAGCATGCGGCGGGTCAACGAGCGCTTCACCCAGATCCTGATCGACCGCCAGGAC encodes the following:
- the brxF gene encoding BREX-3 system P-loop-containing protein BrxF, which translates into the protein MLAKLERLIGEIGDLNSKLILLVGPSRSGKTQLLRQLGAKLSIEPLNVGLELGRRLAATPNNKRGFSAGELLREIADRVRTEDPLLLDNLELLFEPGLQINPLDLVRRLAHSKSVVAVWPGELRGDRLVYADMSHPEHRDYSGDGVVVLEI